gctgtgtgtgAGTGCCTACTATACAtgaatgggagttgtaatacaaaggaaaccttttgttaagagccattcagccatggtatatcagaagtatttactccaaagcattaaATGAATACTTTGCATtaaaagaataggtttattcatacggaattcagaagatgcttttactgaatgcttcttgtcagtaaatactactttttattaatACGACCcattgggtcgtatgaataaaaagtagtacttacttttacttgaaaatttcaagtatttactaccatccatatgaataaaaggaagtaaaaactgttacttaaaagtatttactaaaatgcttaaagtatctacttttaccaaaaagtaaattcttttaatttaaGCACTTACATGTtcttacttccatatgaataaaacggagaatatactacCAAATGTAAGTAAATACTAGTaatttttcaaggtagctccagagctaccttgggcacagaagtaaaaggctcgtccgtccgaagaaatgacagtgtttatgaatgttcctcacaggataaatgttttagtccaaatgaaagacatcactgaaatattaaatagacacatacacagtgtttcacaacagaaacaatacacacaaactcaaactgcttttaatcaaacGTGTTTATATATGCCgaggataaaataaaacggtttgtaaaaaaaaacgtttttgtatcattacagtaagctttttaaaaagatataaagaattttttcaactcagaaatgaatgcctcgaACATTAAGGCTTAGTGTTCATAAAgtcagaagaagtaattttttaaacaactaaatgcatttcaatagaacTTTGTTCgtgtttttattaaaacttttaagtttaagttaaatagctatgctcatatccagctctcatcttctctatacagcgctgtcctaaaaaaaaaaagtcatggGACTTTATGTTTTAAGTTATAGTTTGCCATCAGGATTTATGTGTGTGCATAATATTTCAAAGAGAAACATGGATTTCCCTGCTTGAGGGGAATCTGAACAGTGAATTACATAGGGAGATGGTTGGATCATCTTTTGACAATGTACAAATGCATTAAGTAGGGTAGGACCATGAAATTTGGCACGCTGATTACTGAAATCAACTTTGTTGAAGTTTTGAGGAAAATTGTCATAAAGCTCGTACGTTATGACATTATAGTTTTCTCACGTTGTTTGATGGTTGTTTTGGAGTTGCTTGTTCTTCCAGTGATGCATCCTCATCATTGTCATCGTTGATCTGAGAAGTGCCTGATTGAGGGGAATCTGAAAAATGAGATGTAATTAAAGGAGAATGTTGGGTTATTGTCTGAACACAAATTTTTGCAAATTGGTATGGAGTTGCATGGCTCGTCAGAAGACGGAAATAGCAAGCTACAATAAGACGATCAATTTgtgacagacaaacaaacattacTAAAAAGTACCATAATTTTTGTCAAGCCTCACAGGCGgacttatttttatatattgtttcaggggtttttttttcttgtaaaagtTGTGACAATATTTCATTTATATTGCCGTTTTATCTGAGAGAGAAACAATTTttgtcaattaaattaaattttgaaatgtataTCATACTTTGAGATACAATATCATCTTCATCTGGTACTTCGTTGTCTTCTAGGTCACTGCTGCTGTCCTCTGTTACAGCAGTGCTGGCAAGGCTGCTGCTATCTAGATGAGCATGGTTGACAACCCCTGAAATGGGACAGTGACCTAATGATTGAAGAAAAAATACGTCGGTTTATTTATTATACATGCTGGCAAGTACTTGTAAAACAATTTAGCATGACGAGATACTGATGAAGCTGTAGTTGTGAGTACAGAACCCTACCGTCGGCCGCTAAGCACGAGTattacgttatcacaactatatctattattatgaaaaaatattgaatgacatattattataaaaaacattaaaggatAATCAATTAACACTGCTGGTACTGGTAATCGGTGTTAAAAAACTTAAATTCCGTTTTGAAAGAATAATCCCAAAAATGGTGGCAGGGTACATAAATCTTTTGGTACTTTTGTCATGTATTTTGTCGCAGTTAGGCCTACGCAAAGAAATGTGACAATCAACACGAAAGACTCAACATCACATGTTCAAAGTCTCAAGTTTGCTTTTGAAAAAAGccttttaacaaataatttgtacTCATAAAATTGTACTATTTTCCAACAACTGACAAGAGTATTAAATAAACATCGAATTGTTGACATtgattgaacatgttgaacatgttgaacatgTAATGTATGTTGAATTGAAGTCCGTTGGTAAATCTCATTCCCATTTTACTAACCTAGCACACTGTCCATTTCCTCGAAGTACATGAACGTCTGTCTTCCACGGCCGGAACTATTATTGTTGCGAAGTACCTCTCTGTAACGGCGTTTGAGATAAGTACACTTATCGTGACACTCCTCAGCTGGATACATGTTGTCCAGCTGAGCAGCAACGTCTTTCCAAACGTTATGGTTATGCACCATCCTGTCCAACTTTTGACTTTCGTTGTCCGCCGGTGGGTTTGATGATTTCGATAAGCCTGATAGTGTTGTCATACGACCACGTCGTTTTAGTTGTCTTCTTAGTTTTGCTGGTGCTAGTCACAGCTACACTATTACTATAGGCCTATTAATAGTATTAGTAACATCCGTCAAAATGCTTTCAGTTATGTAAATTTTTTGGTCGGAGTGCTTCTCAAATTCTTGTTTTAAAAGCTAATGAGACGCGACGCTGACTGATATGAAAGCTGAAATGGCGGGTTACCAGAGAGCGTTCAATGGTAACCTAACGCAGTTATGTTCCATTGCACGGTCTGACGGTACACAAACAGAACACCAGCGAActgataaataaacaaatttgacctttgacccaacaCGCAATGATCTCATGGAAACGAGGGACGTTGGGAACGCGATGTGTATGCCGCGTGTGAATGCTGGTCATGAAATCGCAAACAACCTTTGTGACAGACAACTGGCGCCCACAACAAGGGACGTTGGTCTTGGCCTctcatgtgaaaagggctcTTCTCCTGTCACAGGATGAACAGCTAGAGAGGGGTTACTATCAAGTCactaaagtgtttttttttgtctcattTAATTTTGTAGTTTCTTAAATGGAATTTAGTAACAGCTGACAaaggtttacatgtacatgtaggattttGTGTGCATGTTTAATGGCAGAGACAGCCCAGAAGAGAGGTTAACATGTGCTCTCAACAGacaaagacacaaaatgtgCAATAAATACTCACAGATGCAAGCTGTGTGGACGAACTCTCCATAGTCTGCAGAGACTGGCATTACAACCTCAGCTCAAAGGTGGATCTTCACTTCTTGAGTTCACAGCTGTGGGGAGTGTGGGGGAAAATGGCAGAAAATGTGGTCAaaatttatgaataatataTCAGGAAACATGGGAGACGACAGGAAACTATTCTGAGACATTCCTGATGGCTCCAAGGCTTTGAATTAGAGATTTCAAATGCTGTGTGGCCATACAGTACACAGACCCACCCCTCCCCAAACTGCAAGATGGTACCTCCAATGATACACCCCTGCCACCATACTAGACTACACATTGTCTGCGAGAGTAAGACATTTCTAATATTAATGGGAGAAGAACATTAAGTTTTTAAGAAGGTTTGTTTTCAAtaattgtaacaaaaacttttaaaaacaatcaaaaattaaaacttCCCATACTTGGATATGATTGACCTCACCACACTGCCCACTAGAGACAAGCCCCATTCTTCACTAGGAACATACTTATTCTAAAATATTGTCTGTGAATCAACAAATAGAGAACACACTGCCGATTGGGCCGTGGGATGTGCCTGGGCTGGTTCGGCATCCTCGTGAACTGGCGCTGTGAACTGGGTTCATGGCTTGTAGAACTGGTGATGGTGGTGGGGGTGGAGTTGGTGACATGCAAGAAGAGGTGGTGGACTGGAGAACAGTGGCCGGGCTGGAGGCGGTGAAGACGGTGGTGTATGCCATGTATGCAGAGCTAAAGGCGGGACTCTTGGAGGGTAGGCAGGAGGCTGGATGGCACGCACTGATGAACACACCAAGGAGACTGCTTTCTTATGACGTTGGTAGTGTGCTGCAGCTCTCCTAGCGTTATCAAACTCCTGCGGACATGCCACGGCACTGGTAAGTGTAACTGATGGAGACTGTCGGACGGGAACGTTTCTGATGCCTTTTCAGAGTTTGTTGATTGAAAAAGTTGTCTTTACAGACAACACAGGACCAGGCATCTGAAAGAGGATACTGGAAGATCTGGTCGACAGTCTCAAAAAGCTCAGCACTGTTTGAAGAGTGAGTATCTGTGTGGTGATGCATCCTACCCATGTGCCGGCGCAAGCCCGCAATCATGGGGAGCGATTTCGAGCACACGGCACAATGGGCAGGTAACGCCTGCGTGACCTCACTCATGTTATGTTAGGATAAATCCGAGCAAGCATAATCCATGAGATGTTGGCCACTGAATCGGATTGCTTAGGGTGCACTGGAACTAGGGACTATTTATGATGAAGTAAACTTACTGCCCAATGAACAGCATTTTCAGATTATTCTTAAAAGAACAGATGCAAAGTAAGCCTCACAACCAGACACCAGTTCGCGCGGAAATTGCGCAGCAACAAGATTACGACTTGAACGACAACTCTGCAAAACAGACTTGTAGAACTCAGGTGCAGTGTCAAAGAGCAGACTGTTCTTACGCGTTCTTAAGCAAGAGCACTGGGGCGATTAAACGCAGCGCAAGTGCACACCAATACCGCGCAAGCGCTTTAATTTTTCCATCGCCATTGGTGACTGTTTGTTTAACGTGATACCCTGCATTGCAGCAACCATGTCTTCAATGGTAATCACCCGAGCCCTCCGCGAGAGGGGGGGAAGGAACATGGTAGCCCCATTCCACACTCGGGCAAATGTCTGGGTCTGTCCAAGATACGAGACCCAGGCGTTTTGGTCCCGATGCGGAGAACCGTCGGAATATTACCCTGTAAACGCTTTCTATAATGATTCCGTTGAAGACCTAGGGCTCACCTTTATGGGGTACAAAAGCGGCCAGAGACGAATTCACCATAGTCACGCAGTTTACGGCGCACGACCTTGTTGTCCATCTCCATGGCAACGTACGCCACAGCAACAGTGGTCAAACCATCGCCACAGAACACGCTACACCCAGAGATGGACGACAGGGCCGAACCGTAACGACGCAACAAATCAACAGACttaaaatacaaagaaaactgGCCTGACTTAAGGGGTGGCAAAGCCCATAGATGGCTCTTTGCTACAATGCCCAGCTTACTTCAGTACATGTAGCATAAGAGGGGGCTACTGAAGTTCGAcagaacagttttttttttttgcgcctTGGGGCTTCATTAAGAAACGCCAAAATAACGTGGCACACGTCCAGGTATGTCCAAGGTAACCGTCCCCAAAGGCAGAATACGACATTAGCGAATGCCATTAAAAATCTCCTGCTCACCTTTGTATGTACAAAAGTGGCCAGAGAAAACTTCACAAACATTTCGCTTTTTTCAGCGCATGACCAAGTTGTCCATAGCCATAGCAATGTGGTAAAACAACTGCCACCAGACACGCTGCACCCCTAAATGGACAACAAGGTCAAACCAAAAACGTATAACAAATCCTGCAACTTAATCCTGCAACACAGTCAACAGCCGAGTGCcttttcttcttcctttcttGTTCTATTTACCCTTTGGCCATGTCCAGGAGGATGAGGACAATTCTCTTCTCTTCGCCGCTTGTGAGAGACGTCGGACATTGCAGGGCCCCCATGGAACTCCTCTTACTCACACCCTCCCCTGGTCCCTTTCCAGCGATTTCAGAGTGCTCTCTCTGCAGCGTCTCAAGTCAGGTCAGTCTTGGTTGGTGACCCTAGGGGTCTCGATTGGGTTTGGTGCTTTTATGTAAGCTCGGTGCCAATGGCTGTCTTCGGCGGTTCTCTTCTATTTTTCTGGGCTGTTGCCGGGGCCTTGAAGGCTGCTGTGTGCAACCTGCTCAGTGTTCTCTTCTGGCTCCTCTAGCTGGGGCCTCAACCAATTTCTAGTTGACACTGTGGACTGTACGATCGCCCTGTCCTCAGCTTTGCTGTCTGTTCATACTTCATTTTAGCTCCCCATAAGGTCATTTCACACTTTCTTTTTCACTGTTCTTCTTGCTGGATGCTTGTGAGTtggaaaggtttttttctggctCAGGCTCCGTTTGATTTAGGGCAGCGGTTCTACGTGTGACCCGCCTCCTGCAGTTTAAGCATGATACGCAGGAGTTTGGACAGTTCCCCCAACTTTCAATATGCCTCTTGTGTCCTTTGCAATTGTAGCACAGGAGGTTGGGTCTTCAAGCTACATACCTTAGAAACAAGTTGGCATAAGTTTGAAATTTTAGACTACAAATATGCatgaacattaaaaaaatccACTTACGAATAGAAAACAATGCTATCCACCTTGTCCCTCCCAACAAATTTGCAAACTCTGGAGTCATGAAGTGAGAAGCTGGGGCTGCCTGTTAACTACCACTTCAAGTGCCCCTGTTtcaatggaaacaaaaacatgaataatctttaaaaaagcaTTACACAAAAACAATGATGTAAGTGTGGCAGTGTCATTGCCGAGCGGTCAAGGgtaccggattcaagctctggtgtttgatcagcagagtgtgggtttgaatcccggtcgtgacacttgctacgcaaaatttgggaggtagtgctttctgctctactggccaggcttcggatcAATGAAACCCAAGCCGAAATCCGTATGGACTGCAAAAGGGGTAATCCtgcctgtttcagccctaggagtaggtgccAAAAAAAGGGTTGGCTCTTGAAAAAAATTTATTAATAGTAGCCCACACCTTCAAACGgtcttcaggccttgtgtgtctggagacttgcataaaaaaatgtttttaaacaactGGACCGAAACCAGCATAGTGTAAAGCTAAACACTGTCTCACTTCAAGGTGTTCAAGAACAACTTTTATCATTCTTATCAAACTGGGCTACTAGATCTTGAGCCAAGTTCAAACTTGCtgcgaatgcaatacaaattctgacatcacagggctgtttttgcagcgattgttttgcaggagttaaaggaacacgttgccttataTCGGTAGAGTTAGTCTTTGAAGGGCACTTGAATTGGTGTGTTGTGAAATGCAAAttgttagatagataatttaaaagtagaatagaatgatccacaTGATTGATTCACTTGGATTGGTGTGttgtgaaatgcaaatggttagatagataatttaaaagtagaatagaatgatccacaTGATTGATTCACTTGAATTggtgtgttatgaaatgcaaacggttagatagataatttaaaagtagaatagaatgatccacaTGATTGATTCACTTGAATTGGTGTGttgtaaaatgcaaatggttagatagataatttaaaagtagaatagaatgatccacaTGATTGATTCACTTGGATTggtgtgttatgaaatgcaaacggttagatagataatttaaaagtagaatagaatgatccacaTAATTGATTCACTTGAATTGGTGTGttgtgaaatgcaaatggttagatagataatttaaaagtagaatagaatgatccacaTGATTGATTCACTTGGATTggtgtgttatgaaatgcaaatggttagatagataatttaaaagtagaatagaatgatccacaTGATTGATTCACTTGAATTGGCGTGttgtaaaatgcaaatggttagatagataatttaaaagtagaatagaatgatccacaTGATTGATTCACTTGGATTggtgtgttatgaaatgcaaatggttagatagataatttaaaagtagaatagaatgatccacaTGATTGATTCACTTGGATTGGTGTGTTATGAAaggcaaatggttagatagataagttaagagtagaatagaatgattcACAAGTAAACATGCCTCTAAACTGCATGGCTTTCCTGTTACGTCTCAAagaaacacagtcggccattttgtggagtcaaaattttgactccataaaatggccaaaaGCTTCAGTTaagatgtaaaaggaaaaccgtgcaactttgtGTGATACTTGCGTGGGTCAATATATATCTTTTAAAATACCTTACTAACCAATGCATtacataacaaacagtttcacacgtttatcaaagaccaactcgtccgacccaAGGAAGGCAACGACTCCTTGAAGCAAAAGTCAACTGACTTGGATTGTTCCTAGCAAAATaaattgtgatgtcaaaatttgtatcgcattcttAGGTAGTATAAACTGGGCTTAAGTCAAGTCACATTTGATTGCACTACTTACTGTAAAGAGCTAAACACAATcttaaaaacaagttttagcTTTTTCAGCGTTTACAAACcctgtattaaaggcagtggacactagtggtgattactcaaattaattatcaccctattataaaaccttacttggtaacaagtacatgtaacgGGAAAAGTTGATGATATAAGACTTTGTggtaaatggctccctctgaagtgccatagtttttgagaaagaagtaattttccacgaatttgattttgagatctcagatttagaacttgaggtctcgaaatcaaccatctaaacgcacacgacttcgtgtgacaagggtgttttttctttcattattatctcgaacttctacgaccaattcagctcaaattttcacaggtttttttttatgcatatatgttgagacacaacaagtgggaagactggtctttgacaattaccaatagtgtcctttgTCTTTAAGCACTATTATTGCAcgttattgttaatattattagaATGTATTAAAAACTAACTTGATATGAACATAATTATTTGGGTAATGATTAGAAATGGGTATGGCTGGCGCTACATGTACCTtgtagggttagggtagggtttgGGTTTAGGTCAGGGTTTGGGAATGGGTTGGGACTTGGATTTGGTTAGGTTTTGGAAAACTAATTACATGTAACTCACAACAAGTTTACAGGCAGTTTTTATAATCTCCATGGCCCATGCAATGCTTGCGCCGCCTGCACGTTTTACGGGAATTGTTGATGGAATGTGGCTCCAGGGAGAGATGGTGGAAATTCACGCACAATGAATTGTGGCATAGGTGGCTAACATCATACTGCCGGGATATTAAACGTCtagtatgtacaatgtacaccaACCGATGTACACGCATCATTGTGCGTGAATCTCGGTCTGGAAATTTAACATTCATGATGCCATATCCATAAGCCCTTGCCCTTCCCATTCTCCTCTTTGCATAGCCCTGCCAAATATCACATCCTGTGTACGAGTCATGTCGGACTTTCTTTGCAATTGCTGCAGCGATTTTAACCAGCCACTCTTCATCCATGGTTAGTTTCTTAGCTACTGCAAAAGTTATCACAAGTTTAAACAAACCgttgtttttactttaaagacatatggacactttgggtacagaaacaaaataaaaagttcacaggtttacaaataacttacagcgtttacagaaggtaacggtgaaagacttctcttgaaatttaattccatgaaatgcttccctttttgagaaaacattaaaacaatatcaattcttgatatcaagaattacagatttattttaaacacatgtcatgacacggcgaaacgtgcggaaacaagggtgggttttcactagtgctgggcgaatagtgaaattttgcaattcagataccgctggccaactatccgaaattaaccagatattcaaatagttttttcgccgctagagatCATATGGGCGggttgatattagttttagacagtcactcggttcattcataaaaatgaccggatctaatttaaagatggcgatttgctttttcttttgatcgtgattgactctacatgaaggaaaacttttgtaatctttgaaccaATTACGTCggaaatgtaattgttttaactcttcacggaggtgagcatagttaaatacttaataatgctgttttatgctgtcttaatagaagtttcataaggattcagaggaaacattcatatcagttgtcacCCGACGTcctcggatattaaagaatatccggttactcggttgtaattacagaattatccggtttgtaaataagTATTCGCGcactatgcggatatccggttaaaataaaaaggcattcgaggttacggataggaaaacctattcgccataaACCAgacattcaaataattcgcccaggcctagttttCACGTTATTTTCTGCCAATTCCGATGAGCGAttcagcctaaattttcacaggtttgttaatttatatatcagttgtgatacacaaagtgtgggttttggaaaatactgtttaccaaaagtgtccaatggcattAAATCATGTATTCAAGTCTAAGAAACTCAATTCTTCACAAGTTTACCACAAACTGCTATCCATCCATATACTGATATTGaatttatttgtccaaaaatcccATTGTTcccattttgtcaattttaattttacttgggccaaaacaaaataatacataaTGTGAGTGTTTCCTATTACAATGGCCAAAACATTAGGGTATGGATATTGACGAAAACACATTTTAATTTGTAGAATTATGTTAATGCTCCAATCTCGTCGgaacaaataatatttttaaacaagtatttttccccaaaacaactttatcaattttttagacatacacattgttaaaaacaattactcaaaacgagtctcttacctcacgttaaaacatggtaaatatgggttttctccagaacgctccaagccaagTTTTTGGaaaacgtggggtcaaacaagcctgcgcgacaaaggaatcatGGCGTCAGTGGTGGCTAATTGGTttggaaatgccaaagctggagaattgtgttcaaaaccaatagggaaAATTCGTCACTGGTGTCCATCCAGGGTCATTaaaatagataagccgtttttgactcacggctgaaaaagccgcgcggccgggtgcatttttgactcgagataTTTAtaactaaattcaaattttgagaGTCAAATCGTTATTAACCCGTATCTGCGACGTCTATTTGGCCAGAAAAAGGTTTTAGTTGACATATTGAGTTCATCCTTTTTAATCCCCAAAAACCAAGAGAAAACTTGTCACTGAATGTgttcattaaaataaaattaacattaCAACTGGACATTAGGGGTTTGTAAACAAACACAGAGCTGCTACAAGTTgatttgcttggattatgtgcttcattgccaaGGAATcttatttatattataaaaattttcagttgtgtagctcttgatataattatggtcccacttccgttgacccgtaagtaaaggtcaacatgggtgTCACGGCTACCAGTGGCTAACTGCATTGCaaaaggagtctataactgaaacagtttgaaaatcggtAAAGACTTATTTTAACCAGAAAACAAAAGTCACAAAACTGTTCAAACAAATGCCAAAGTGTACAAATAAGGCTTCATCTTCAACAGCTACAGTATGCTTATTTAATGTACACATTACCTGGACTAGGTGTAAACTTCCCGATgcatatctatctatctatatggTGAAGTACATTCCTCTTATTGTAGAGTATAGTCGTACTGTGAAAGGTGCAAAGTGCGCGACCAGGAACACAACATCCTCTTTTGGAAAAAAGTGCGAGTAAAAAACGCCATCCATCTGTCCTAACGTAGGGTCAGTGGACTCAGCCTGCTCCTTAACTGCTCCATGGTTTGGGCAGTCTCAGCTGATGCTGGCAGGTTGTTCTACAGGCAGATGGGGCTTGGAAAGAAAGCATACTGGAATAATGTACACATGAACCTTAGAAATTGCCTGTAACTGGTTTTAGAATCACCTGAAGATAACCCATACCATTCACTGCAAAAGGCTCAAAGTACAGTAAACGCACAAATAGAGCAGAACCCTACATCTTGCATTGCAGTACCTTTATATAGACAGGAACACCCTAAATGTTCCAATGTACAGTGTGACATGCATTAATGCTCTTCTGTAGTATCAAGCAGTATTGCATGCATGAATGACCTGACACATGGGTCATTTGAATTTGCCTCCACAAGCCTGGGTTCTGTTTTAACAAAAGAATCCTTCAGTGGGATTATAACCCCAGATAATAGGGTATGAAGAGGGGCAGGCTACAACTGGGATGGAGGAATTCAAGCAATTATTTACTTacaattgaattcaattcaaagtttctgcagttttgtttttttggtataGAGCTAAACAGGGAAAATACATCCATTTGTGAACCACATATATATCTCAACTATATACAGGCAGGGGTACAAATGTTAAGGTTTTTTCCTCCTAGTCCACTGCTTTACGTTTAATATTAATAGTTGAAAACTGGATACCAAAGTAGCCCTTGACATAAAACTATTTGTTTCTACGTATCTGAATTTATTCATTGTGAATGTTCTTACCAAGTTGTCAATCTTAATGAAAAAAATGCCGATGGAAAAAGAATGACGTGGCCGTTCATGGTGCaagtacaaccatggaggaaggaagagaaggagctcgaacgaagggacttccaaattcgaacccgtggtaccgcggttgtaatcacccacataccttatacagacaatgggcgacctggagtatgtgagtttgcgcctGCAcatggttcttcactcaactatggtgtcgaaAAAATATAACTTTAACAGCAAGCAGTAAGTTGATACTGAAACTAGTCACAGAGTCCAGATCATGCGTCACAAATTTGCGTGGTAATCAGCTACACCCGTTGGTCTAACGCTGAAACCAGTCACAGTGCAGATCTTTTTACTTACTGACCACCCTGTAACAGTTTTGTGACAACTTGTTGAAAAACGAGTCAAACCGTATCTcttaatgtaatgtttttctgtagacgcatactgaaactgaattgaaAGTT
This genomic stretch from Asterias amurensis chromosome 9, ASM3211899v1 harbors:
- the LOC139942333 gene encoding uncharacterized protein isoform X1, with amino-acid sequence MVHNHNVWKDVAAQLDNMYPAEECHDKCTYLKRRYREVLRNNNSSGRGRQTFMYFEEMDSVLGHCPISGVVNHAHLDSSSLASTAVTEDSSSDLEDNEVPDEDDIVSQNSPQSGTSQINDDNDEDASLEEQATPKQPSNNVRKL
- the LOC139942333 gene encoding uncharacterized protein isoform X2, producing the protein MVHNHNVWKDVAAQLDNMYPAEECHDKCTYLKRRYREVLRNNNSSGRGRQTFMYFEEMDSVLGHCPISGVVNHAHLDSSSLASTAVTEDSSSDLEDNEVPDEDDIVSQNSPQAGKSMFLFEILCTHINPDGKL